From the genome of Mucispirillum schaedleri ASF457:
TAGCATGGAACATATGCACTTCACCATTTTGCAGGTCAAGACATAATACGCCGCACACTCTGTCCCCATTTCTGATTAATTCTATTGCTAAAAATTCATTATAAAACTGAGTGCCCTGTGCAACTGCTTTTTCAAATAATGTTTGCAGCATTGCATGACCTGTTCTGTCAGCAACATAGCATGCTCTTTTTACTGGGCGTTTGCCATATTCTGCAGTGTGACCGCCAAATGGACGCTGAGCGATTTTACCTTCTGGAGTTCTGTTGAATGGAAGCCCAATGTGTTCAAGCTCAATAATCATTTCTGGAGCTTTGCGGCAGAGATATTCAGCAGCATCTTGGTCGCAAAGATAGTCAGAGCCTTTAACAGTATCATACATATGCCAGTGCCAGTTATCTTCTTCATAGTTGCCAAGTGAAGCAGAAATACCACCCTGAGCACTGATTGTATGGCTTCTAGTAGGATATACTTCTGAGATAACTGCTGTTTTAACATATTGAGATGCAACTTGTGCAGCATTAAGACCTGCACCACCTGCACCTACAACAAGGACATCATATTCGTGTTGTTCTATTTTTGTTGTATTTATCATAATTTAACCTCATAACACTTGAAAGATTATTAAAACAGACTTTTTGAAAGTCCAAGAATAATAAGAGCAAGTGTCCAGTATATTAAGTAAAGGATAAAGCGAGTGCCTTTACGAGATACATAATCATCTGTAACCATTTTTAAGCCGTTAAAAGCATGAAATGTCACAAAAAGCCATAATGCAGCCATTAAGAAAGAGTTGCTGCCTTCTAAAAAGCCGCCGCCAGCTTTAGTCATTATTTTGCCAAGCAGATGATAGCCTAATGCAATAATTAAAACTATACCTGAAATTCTTTGCAGAGCCCATGCGATAGTGCCGTTATTGCCTGTTCCTGTATATTTATAAACTTTCATAGTTACTCTCCCTCAGCAGCTTCCACATTTGCTGCAGAATTTGCTGCAATAACATCTTTGACATAGTATAGTCCCACAAGGGCAAGTAATACAGCTAATACTGTAAAGATAGCAAGAAACTTCTTAAAACAGCCTCTTTCAGCAGCTCTAAAAAATTCCATGAATATGATTCTTAAACCATTCATAGCATGCCATGCAAACATAATAATAACAACTGCTTCAACATAGATGTTTTGAACGATTGCAGGCAGGAAAGAACATACACCGCCTGAACCTAACATATGCAGAATAAAATAAAGCACAAGAATAACACCTGTTACTCTGTGCAAAATCCATGCAATCATG
Proteins encoded in this window:
- a CDS encoding succinate dehydrogenase, hydrophobic membrane anchor protein; translation: MKVYKYTGTGNNGTIAWALQRISGIVLIIALGYHLLGKIMTKAGGGFLEGSNSFLMAALWLFVTFHAFNGLKMVTDDYVSRKGTRFILYLIYWTLALIILGLSKSLF